In one Bombyx mori chromosome 4, ASM3026992v2 genomic region, the following are encoded:
- the LOC101740863 gene encoding protein abrupt isoform X2, translating to MATETGGAAVGGEQQYSLRWNDFHSAMVSSFRRLRDEEDFVDVTLACAGATFTAHKVVLSACSPYFRRLLKANPCQHPIVILRDVHDKDMESLLRFMYQGEVHIGQEQLKEFLKAAQLLQVRGLTDVPAPAPVSSLDQKASPSASSWTETGSGASRDGRDSHQREGRRLRRPEEGAASTPPPKRARSSDLYQAQMKSRTEQLLAAQGASPETMGSNGHELALFGHALDAQHPHLSGASNNLSGDGEESSSDAGASDAEGEPRAKQEPLDYDDPATVANTNGAMPHSFPGLLNLQGFPGLPGPSGMPDTYGGCRRTQDILRVRATDPRPCPKCGKIYRSAHTLRTHLEDKHTVCPGYRCVLCGTVAKSRNSLHSHMSRQHRGISTKDLPVLQMPTRFDPELASQLLAKAGVKVSPEQLRARASPTGPRRSDVKLDAKSASAASETSSLCGDNDNDELSQSRYQDLPVSPPHINSLANTTITKVPAVRAAAAKTVEGAPHGLAPLKHDDYPPGYGGSSALLDTYLQYIGENMFGMNAKLAQMNAMHLDRKTYDEPSPQMGSLPPPPTNLAHQRFLKQMQRQYTESTGKPDIMRDSDEPLDLGKERHRNDSISESDADKHENQDKDVGKDYYSKDYNDEDRSRLTEHDQEHSGQDEGDYSEDEHNKNSS from the exons ATGGCGACCGAGACCG GcggcgccgcggtcggcggcgaGCAGCAGTACTCCCTCCGATGGAACGACTTCCACTCTGCGATGGTGTCGTCCTTCCGTCGGCTGAGGGACGAGGAGGACTTCGTGGATGTGACCCTCGCCTGCGCCGGCGCCACCTTCACAGCGCACAAG GTGGTGCTGTCGGCGTGCAGCCCTTACTTCCGAAGGCTGCTGAAGGCCAACCCATGCCAGCACCCCATCGTCATCCTGCGCGATGTTCACGATAAAGACATGGAGAGCTTGTTGAG GTTCATGTATCAAGGCGAAGTCCACATCGGTCAGGAGCAGCTGAAGGAATTCCTGAAAGCGGCCCAGCTGCTCCAGGTCCGAGGGCTGACCGACGTCCCGGCGCCGGCGCCCGTGTCTTCACTTGATCAAAAAGCCTCTCCC TCCGCCTCGTCCTGGACGGAGACTGGCAGCGGGGCCTCCCGCGACGGCCGCGACTCCCACCAGCGCGAGGGGCGGAGGCTCCGGAGACCCGAGGAGGGGGCTGCCAGCACTCCGCCCCCGAAACGTGCCAGGTCTTCCGATTTGTACCAAGCTCAGATGAAGAGCAG GACGGAGCAGCTGCTGGCGGCGCAGGGGGCCAGTCCGGAGACCATGGGCAGCAACGGGCACGAGCTCGCGCTCTTCGGCCACGCGCTCGACGCGCAGCACCCGCACTTGTCCGGGGCCTCCAACAACTTG TCTGGAGACGGAGAGGAGTCCTCATCGGATGCCGGCGCCAGTGACGCGGAGGGAGAACCTCGCGCCAAGCAGGAGCCCCTGGACTACGACGACCCCGCGACCGTGGCCAACACCAACGGAGCCATGCCGCACAGCTTCCCGGGACTACTAAACTTACAGG GATTCCCGGGACTGCCGGGGCCGTCCGGGATGCCGGACACGTACG GTGGCTGTCGAAGAACTCAAGATATCCTGCGCGTTCGGGCCACCGACCCCCGGCCGTGTCCAAAGTGCGGGAAAATTTATCGATCTGCTCACACCCTGAGGACTCACCTCGAGGACAAGCACACAGTGTGCCCCGGCTACCG TTGCGTGCTGTGCGGCACCGTGGCCAAGTCGCGGAACTCCCTGCACTCGCACATGTCGCGGCAACACCGCGGGATCTCCACTAAAGACCTGCCGGTGTTGCAGATGCCGACGCGCTTCGATCCGGAACTGGCGAGCCA GTTGCTGGCGAAGGCCGGGGTGAAGGTGTCGCCGGAGCAGCTGCGGGCGCGCGCGTCCCCCACGGGCCCGCGCCGCTCCGACGTGAAACTGGACGCCAAGTCCGCCTCCGCCGCCTCCGAGACCAGCTCGCTGTGCGGGGACAACGACAACGACGAGCTCAGCCAGTCGCGCTACCAGGACCTGCCCGTGTCGCCGCCGC ATATCAATAGCCTGGCGAACACGACCATCACTAAAGTGCCGGCGGTGAGGGCGGCCGCCGCCAAGACGGTGGAGGGCGCGCCGCACGGGCTGGCGCCGCTCAAGCACGACGACTACCCGCCGGGCTACGGGGGCAGCTCCGCCCTGCTCGACACCTATCTGCAGTATATCGGAGAGAATATGTTCG GTATGAACGCAAAATTAGCACAAATGAACGCCATGCACCTGGACAGGAAAACTTACGACGAACCCTCCCCGCAAATGGGCTCCCTCCCGCCCCCGCCCACCAACCTCGCCCACCAGCGCTTCCTCAAGCAGATGCAGCGGCAGTACACCGAGAGCACGGGCAAGCCCGACATCATGCGCGACTCCGACGAGCCCCTGGACCTCGGGAAGGAGAGGCACAGGAATGACAGCATCAGCGAGTCCGACGCCGACAAACACGAGAACCAGGACAAAGACGTCGGCAAGGATTACTACAGCAAAGACTACAACGACGAAGACCGGAGCCGCCTGACCGAGCATGACCAGGAGCACAGCGGCCAGGACGAGGGGGATTACTCAGAGGACGAACACAACAAGAACTCGTCATGA
- the LOC101740863 gene encoding protein abrupt isoform X1 codes for MATETGGAAVGGEQQYSLRWNDFHSAMVSSFRRLRDEEDFVDVTLACAGATFTAHKVVLSACSPYFRRLLKANPCQHPIVILRDVHDKDMESLLRFMYQGEVHIGQEQLKEFLKAAQLLQVRGLTDVPAPAPVSSLDQKASPDLVPGAIQKLLNLTNSQQSASSWTETGSGASRDGRDSHQREGRRLRRPEEGAASTPPPKRARSSDLYQAQMKSRTEQLLAAQGASPETMGSNGHELALFGHALDAQHPHLSGASNNLSGDGEESSSDAGASDAEGEPRAKQEPLDYDDPATVANTNGAMPHSFPGLLNLQGFPGLPGPSGMPDTYGGCRRTQDILRVRATDPRPCPKCGKIYRSAHTLRTHLEDKHTVCPGYRCVLCGTVAKSRNSLHSHMSRQHRGISTKDLPVLQMPTRFDPELASQLLAKAGVKVSPEQLRARASPTGPRRSDVKLDAKSASAASETSSLCGDNDNDELSQSRYQDLPVSPPHINSLANTTITKVPAVRAAAAKTVEGAPHGLAPLKHDDYPPGYGGSSALLDTYLQYIGENMFGMNAKLAQMNAMHLDRKTYDEPSPQMGSLPPPPTNLAHQRFLKQMQRQYTESTGKPDIMRDSDEPLDLGKERHRNDSISESDADKHENQDKDVGKDYYSKDYNDEDRSRLTEHDQEHSGQDEGDYSEDEHNKNSS; via the exons ATGGCGACCGAGACCG GcggcgccgcggtcggcggcgaGCAGCAGTACTCCCTCCGATGGAACGACTTCCACTCTGCGATGGTGTCGTCCTTCCGTCGGCTGAGGGACGAGGAGGACTTCGTGGATGTGACCCTCGCCTGCGCCGGCGCCACCTTCACAGCGCACAAG GTGGTGCTGTCGGCGTGCAGCCCTTACTTCCGAAGGCTGCTGAAGGCCAACCCATGCCAGCACCCCATCGTCATCCTGCGCGATGTTCACGATAAAGACATGGAGAGCTTGTTGAG GTTCATGTATCAAGGCGAAGTCCACATCGGTCAGGAGCAGCTGAAGGAATTCCTGAAAGCGGCCCAGCTGCTCCAGGTCCGAGGGCTGACCGACGTCCCGGCGCCGGCGCCCGTGTCTTCACTTGATCAAAAAGCCTCTCCC GATCTCGTTCCGGGTGCAATACAAAAACTGTTGAATTTAACGAATTCACAACAGTCCGCCTCGTCCTGGACGGAGACTGGCAGCGGGGCCTCCCGCGACGGCCGCGACTCCCACCAGCGCGAGGGGCGGAGGCTCCGGAGACCCGAGGAGGGGGCTGCCAGCACTCCGCCCCCGAAACGTGCCAGGTCTTCCGATTTGTACCAAGCTCAGATGAAGAGCAG GACGGAGCAGCTGCTGGCGGCGCAGGGGGCCAGTCCGGAGACCATGGGCAGCAACGGGCACGAGCTCGCGCTCTTCGGCCACGCGCTCGACGCGCAGCACCCGCACTTGTCCGGGGCCTCCAACAACTTG TCTGGAGACGGAGAGGAGTCCTCATCGGATGCCGGCGCCAGTGACGCGGAGGGAGAACCTCGCGCCAAGCAGGAGCCCCTGGACTACGACGACCCCGCGACCGTGGCCAACACCAACGGAGCCATGCCGCACAGCTTCCCGGGACTACTAAACTTACAGG GATTCCCGGGACTGCCGGGGCCGTCCGGGATGCCGGACACGTACG GTGGCTGTCGAAGAACTCAAGATATCCTGCGCGTTCGGGCCACCGACCCCCGGCCGTGTCCAAAGTGCGGGAAAATTTATCGATCTGCTCACACCCTGAGGACTCACCTCGAGGACAAGCACACAGTGTGCCCCGGCTACCG TTGCGTGCTGTGCGGCACCGTGGCCAAGTCGCGGAACTCCCTGCACTCGCACATGTCGCGGCAACACCGCGGGATCTCCACTAAAGACCTGCCGGTGTTGCAGATGCCGACGCGCTTCGATCCGGAACTGGCGAGCCA GTTGCTGGCGAAGGCCGGGGTGAAGGTGTCGCCGGAGCAGCTGCGGGCGCGCGCGTCCCCCACGGGCCCGCGCCGCTCCGACGTGAAACTGGACGCCAAGTCCGCCTCCGCCGCCTCCGAGACCAGCTCGCTGTGCGGGGACAACGACAACGACGAGCTCAGCCAGTCGCGCTACCAGGACCTGCCCGTGTCGCCGCCGC ATATCAATAGCCTGGCGAACACGACCATCACTAAAGTGCCGGCGGTGAGGGCGGCCGCCGCCAAGACGGTGGAGGGCGCGCCGCACGGGCTGGCGCCGCTCAAGCACGACGACTACCCGCCGGGCTACGGGGGCAGCTCCGCCCTGCTCGACACCTATCTGCAGTATATCGGAGAGAATATGTTCG GTATGAACGCAAAATTAGCACAAATGAACGCCATGCACCTGGACAGGAAAACTTACGACGAACCCTCCCCGCAAATGGGCTCCCTCCCGCCCCCGCCCACCAACCTCGCCCACCAGCGCTTCCTCAAGCAGATGCAGCGGCAGTACACCGAGAGCACGGGCAAGCCCGACATCATGCGCGACTCCGACGAGCCCCTGGACCTCGGGAAGGAGAGGCACAGGAATGACAGCATCAGCGAGTCCGACGCCGACAAACACGAGAACCAGGACAAAGACGTCGGCAAGGATTACTACAGCAAAGACTACAACGACGAAGACCGGAGCCGCCTGACCGAGCATGACCAGGAGCACAGCGGCCAGGACGAGGGGGATTACTCAGAGGACGAACACAACAAGAACTCGTCATGA
- the LOC101738081 gene encoding mitochondrial fission 1 protein: MEDVLDEIVSSEDLQKFERVFHEQLHQGNVSHKAQFEYAWCLVRSKYPTDIRKGILLLKELFNSHPEGKRDYLFYLAIGNARIKEYNKALHYVKSFLEIEPANQQVLALERQINKRMEKEGLIGMAVAGGAVLALGGLVGLGIALASKK, encoded by the exons ATGGAAGACGTATTAGACGAGATTGTTTCATCGGAAGATTTGCAA aaattCGAGAGGGTCTTTCATGAACAATTGCATCAAGGGAACGTTTCCCACAAAGCCCAGTTTGAATACGCATGGTGTTTAGTGCGCAGCAAGTATCCAACGGATATACGAAAG GGAATCTTACTTCTTAAAGAATTGTTCAACTCTCATCCtgaaggcaaacgtgactaccTTTTCTACCTTGCCATTGGTAATGCCAGAATAAAGGAGTACAATAAGGCTTTGCATTATGTGAAATCATTCCTCGAGATTGAACCCGCTAATCAGCAAGTATTGGCATTAGAG cgtcaaatcaataaacgTATGGAAAAAGAAGGTTTAATTGGAATGGCGGTGGCAGGAGGAGCTGTCCTTGCCCTTGGAGGGCTCGTGGGACTTGGAATCGCACTTGCTTCAAAGAAATAG
- the LOC101740863 gene encoding protein abrupt isoform X3, giving the protein MATETGGAAVGGEQQYSLRWNDFHSAMVSSFRRLRDEEDFVDVTLACAGATFTAHKVVLSACSPYFRRLLKANPCQHPIVILRDVHDKDMESLLRFMYQGEVHIGQEQLKEFLKAAQLLQVRGLTDVPAPAPVSSLDQKASPDLVPGAIQKLLNLTNSQQSASSWTETGSGASRDGRDSHQREGRRLRRPEEGAASTPPPKRARSSDLYQAQMKSRTEQLLAAQGASPETMGSNGHELALFGHALDAQHPHLSGASNNLSGDGEESSSDAGASDAEGEPRAKQEPLDYDDPATVANTNGAMPHSFPGLLNLQGFPGLPGPSGMPDTYGKFDSHYTNPLTYIDDSIVPYPNDQTRPA; this is encoded by the exons ATGGCGACCGAGACCG GcggcgccgcggtcggcggcgaGCAGCAGTACTCCCTCCGATGGAACGACTTCCACTCTGCGATGGTGTCGTCCTTCCGTCGGCTGAGGGACGAGGAGGACTTCGTGGATGTGACCCTCGCCTGCGCCGGCGCCACCTTCACAGCGCACAAG GTGGTGCTGTCGGCGTGCAGCCCTTACTTCCGAAGGCTGCTGAAGGCCAACCCATGCCAGCACCCCATCGTCATCCTGCGCGATGTTCACGATAAAGACATGGAGAGCTTGTTGAG GTTCATGTATCAAGGCGAAGTCCACATCGGTCAGGAGCAGCTGAAGGAATTCCTGAAAGCGGCCCAGCTGCTCCAGGTCCGAGGGCTGACCGACGTCCCGGCGCCGGCGCCCGTGTCTTCACTTGATCAAAAAGCCTCTCCC GATCTCGTTCCGGGTGCAATACAAAAACTGTTGAATTTAACGAATTCACAACAGTCCGCCTCGTCCTGGACGGAGACTGGCAGCGGGGCCTCCCGCGACGGCCGCGACTCCCACCAGCGCGAGGGGCGGAGGCTCCGGAGACCCGAGGAGGGGGCTGCCAGCACTCCGCCCCCGAAACGTGCCAGGTCTTCCGATTTGTACCAAGCTCAGATGAAGAGCAG GACGGAGCAGCTGCTGGCGGCGCAGGGGGCCAGTCCGGAGACCATGGGCAGCAACGGGCACGAGCTCGCGCTCTTCGGCCACGCGCTCGACGCGCAGCACCCGCACTTGTCCGGGGCCTCCAACAACTTG TCTGGAGACGGAGAGGAGTCCTCATCGGATGCCGGCGCCAGTGACGCGGAGGGAGAACCTCGCGCCAAGCAGGAGCCCCTGGACTACGACGACCCCGCGACCGTGGCCAACACCAACGGAGCCATGCCGCACAGCTTCCCGGGACTACTAAACTTACAGG GATTCCCGGGACTGCCGGGGCCGTCCGGGATGCCGGACACGTACGGTAAGTTCGACTCTCACTACACTAACCCCTTGACTTACATAGATGACTCAATAGTTCCGTATCCGAACGATCAAACTCGACCAGCCTAA
- the LOC100216351 gene encoding autophagy related protein Atg3-like protein (The RefSeq protein has 2 substitutions compared to this genomic sequence), which translates to MQSVINTVKGTALGVAGYLTPVLKESKFRETGVLTPEEFVAAGDHLVHHCPTWQWAKGEEAKIRPYLPADKQFLITRNVPCYRRCKQIEYCEDKEKVIEDENDADGGWVDTHHYDNAGSPALEEKVCEMTLEAADTGDSDDGAADGGDDDEDEDDEGEAEDMEQFQESGLLDEVDPSTDLAQRTELKLKADKKQKQGEGDEIVRTRTYDLHITYDKYYQTPRLWLIGYDENRSLLTVEQMYEDVSQDHAKKTVTMESHPHLSGPSMASVHPCRHADVMKKIIETVTESGGEMGVHSCLIVFLKFVQTVIPTIEYDFTQNFSIN; encoded by the exons ATGCAAAGTGTAATAAACACAGTAAAGGGAACTGCTCTTGGCGTGGCCGGTTACTTGACACCGGTGTTGAAG GAATCGAAATTTCAAGAAACTGGTGTACTGACTCCTGAAGAGTTTGTAGCTGCTGGTGACCACCTGGTACACCACTGCCCTACCTGGCAGTGGGCAAAGGGAGAGGAAGCTAAGATTAGGCCTTACCTTCCTGCAGACAAACAATTCCTTATAACTCGAAATGTGCCATGCTACAGACGATGTAAACAA ATTGAATACTGTGAAGATAAAGAGAAAGTGATAGAAGATGAAAACGATGCAGATGGTGGCTGGGTTGATACTCATCACTATGACAATGCAGGCTCCCCTGCACTCGAGGAAAAG GTCTGTGAGATGACCCTCGAAGCAGCTGACACTGGCGACAGTGACGATGGAGCTGCCGAcggtggtgatgatgatgaagacgaAGATGATGAGGGCGAGGCTGAGGACATGGAGCAGTTCCAAGAATCTGGTCTTTTAGATGAAGTAGATCCG TCAACAGATCTAGCCCAGCGTACAGAGCTAAAACTCAAAGCCGATAAGAAACAGAAGCAAGGAGAAGGTGATGAGATCGTCCGGACTCGAACTTACGACCTACACATCACTTATGACAAGTATTACCAAACTCCGAGGCTGTGGCTCATCGGATATGATGAG AACCGGTCACTCCTGACTGTGGAACAGATGTACGAAGACGTGTCCCAAGATCACGCTAAAAAGACTGTCACGATGGAATCTCACCCTCATCTCTCTGGACCCAGCATGGCTTCTGTACACCCTTGCAG GCACGCGGACGTCATGAAGAAGATAATAGAGACGGTAACGGAGAGCGGCGGCGAGATGGGCGTCCACTCCTACCTCATAGTATTCCTGAAATTCGTACAAACAGTTATACCCACCATCGAATATGATTTCACACAGAATTTCTCgattaattaa